From Actinomycetota bacterium, the proteins below share one genomic window:
- a CDS encoding M28 family peptidase produces MWRRFRVLASALLLGAVACAGGAQPATSPTAGTSAAGAPTARQTSPSPSPDAPSPARGAFDADAAMLVVHALTSLGARPAGSLADTQARQLIADRLRDAGWSVVEEPFPLPQGGVTANVVAWRDTDPRGGAHVVVGGHHDTVVGSPGANDNASGIGVLLAVARELADEDTGVPVVLVAFGAEEYQPSEPRQHHLGSDRYAAAHADRVVAALSVDMVGNGDVTCICWFDVGPATLAQRLQHVAAETGLTGYAVQARGDISDHGPFARRRIPAALLWTFLDDVYHSPDDTPEHLHVADLRRAGDLTLAFLRSLRPQDANGLAPSTPPRPTGP; encoded by the coding sequence GTGTGGCGCAGGTTCCGCGTCCTCGCCTCGGCGCTGCTGCTCGGGGCGGTGGCGTGCGCGGGCGGAGCCCAGCCGGCCACGTCGCCGACCGCGGGGACCTCCGCTGCGGGTGCGCCCACCGCGCGGCAGACGTCGCCCTCCCCGAGCCCCGACGCACCGTCACCGGCCCGCGGGGCGTTCGACGCGGACGCTGCGATGCTGGTCGTCCATGCGCTGACGTCGCTCGGTGCGCGCCCCGCCGGCAGCCTCGCTGACACCCAGGCCCGCCAACTGATCGCCGACCGGTTGCGGGACGCCGGCTGGAGCGTGGTGGAGGAACCCTTCCCGCTGCCGCAGGGGGGCGTGACGGCCAACGTGGTGGCGTGGCGCGACACGGACCCGCGCGGCGGCGCACACGTGGTCGTCGGCGGCCACCACGACACCGTGGTGGGGTCTCCGGGCGCCAACGACAACGCCAGCGGGATCGGGGTGCTGCTGGCCGTGGCTCGGGAGCTGGCCGACGAGGACACGGGCGTCCCGGTCGTCCTCGTCGCGTTCGGCGCCGAGGAGTACCAGCCGTCCGAGCCTCGCCAGCACCACCTGGGCTCCGACCGGTACGCCGCGGCCCACGCCGACCGGGTGGTCGCCGCGCTGAGCGTGGACATGGTCGGCAACGGCGACGTGACGTGCATCTGCTGGTTCGACGTCGGCCCCGCCACCCTCGCCCAGCGGCTGCAGCACGTGGCCGCCGAGACCGGTCTCACCGGGTACGCGGTCCAGGCGCGCGGGGACATCAGCGACCACGGCCCGTTCGCCCGCCGCCGGATCCCCGCTGCCCTGCTGTGGACGTTCCTCGACGACGTGTACCACTCTCCCGACGACACGCCCGAGCATCTGCACGTCGCCGATCTGCGTCGGGCAGGTGATCTGACGCTTGCGTTCCTGCGGAGCCTGCGCCCACAGGACGCCAACGGCCTGGCACCGTCCACGCCGCCCCGCCCGACAGGGCCGTAG